In Rhizophagus irregularis chromosome 30, complete sequence, a genomic segment contains:
- a CDS encoding Mitotic-spindle organizing protein 1, producing MEDPKIQEAIETLDILHEMSTLLNTGLDRDTLSLCLNLCENGVNPEALAAVIKELRRESVSLKSFDNSTSGGTNNNNNNNNSGGPGTGSIVGSNSTITKS from the exons ATGGAAGATCCTAAAATTCAAGAAGCTATAGAAACTTTGGATa taCTTCATGAAATGTCTACATTACTCAATACCGGTTTGGATCGTGATACACTTTCATTATGTTTGAATTTATGTGAAAACGGTGTAAATCCCGAAGCTTTAGCT gcagTAATAAAGGAACTTCGAAGAGAAAGTGTTtcattaaaa tctttCGATAATTCAACATCAGGaggaacaaataataataataataataataatagtggGGGTCCTGGTACCGGAAGTATTGTTGGATCAAATTCGACAATTACTAAAAGTTAA
- a CDS encoding 60S ribosomal protein eL33, with protein sequence MSGQPVRLYSKGRVLGYKRSKTNQSPNTSLIKIEGVTTKADTQFYLGKRVAYVYRAKRVKNGSKIRVIWGRVSRPHGNGGVVKAKFRKNLPPKIFGASVRIMLYPSQI encoded by the exons atgtcTGGCCAACCAGTACG TCTTTACTCCAAAGGTCGTGTTCTCGGATACAAGCGCTCAAAGACTAATCAATCCCCAAATACATCTTTAATCAAAATTGAAGGTGTAACAACAAAGGCAGATACACAATTTTACCTTGGTAAACGTGTTGCTTATGTATATCGGGCTAAACGGgtg aaaaatggaAGCAAGATTCGTGTCATATGGGGTCGTGTATCTAG GCCTCATGGTAATGGTGGTGTTGTGAAAGctaaattcagaaaaaatttaCCCCCAAAGATTTTTGGTGCTTCCGTACGCATT ATGTTATATCCATCACAGATTTAA
- a CDS encoding Mitotic-spindle organizing protein 1 variant 2, giving the protein MILKVLHEMSTLLNTGLDRDTLSLCLNLCENGVNPEALAAVIKELRRESVSLKSFDNSTSGGTNNNNNNNNSGGPGTGSIVGSNSTITKS; this is encoded by the exons atgatattaaaagtaCTTCATGAAATGTCTACATTACTCAATACCGGTTTGGATCGTGATACACTTTCATTATGTTTGAATTTATGTGAAAACGGTGTAAATCCCGAAGCTTTAGCT gcagTAATAAAGGAACTTCGAAGAGAAAGTGTTtcattaaaa tctttCGATAATTCAACATCAGGaggaacaaataataataataataataataatagtggGGGTCCTGGTACCGGAAGTATTGTTGGATCAAATTCGACAATTACTAAAAGTTAA